From one Lycium ferocissimum isolate CSIRO_LF1 chromosome 5, AGI_CSIRO_Lferr_CH_V1, whole genome shotgun sequence genomic stretch:
- the LOC132056862 gene encoding non-specific lipid-transfer protein 1-like: MEMAGKIACFIVLCIVVVAPHAEALTCGQVTSSLAPCIPYLRNAGAMGGCCGGVKNLANAARTTPDRQTACNCLKSAAGAISGINYSKAAGLPGVCGVNIPYKISPSTDCSTVR; encoded by the exons ATGGAAATGGCTGGAAAAATTGCATGCTTTATTGTATTGTGCATCGTGGTAGTTGCACCCCATGCCGAAGCCCTAACCTGTGGCCAAGTTACATCCAGTTTGGCTCCTTGTATTCCTTACCTTAGAAACGCTGGAGCAATGGGAGGTTGTTGTGGTGGCGTTAAGAATTTGGCGAACGCCGCAAGGACCACACCTGATCGTCAAACTGCATGCAATTGCCTGAAATCAGCAGCGGGTGCTATTTCTGGAATCAATTACAGCAAAGCTGCTGGTCTCCCTGGCGTTTGTGGTGTCAATATTCCTTACAAGATCAGCCCTTCCACTGACTGCTccac GGTCCGTTAA